The bacterium region CGACTGGGAGCGTCTGTCGGAACTCTCGCTCTGGCGCAGGGCGCTGGCGTGTGCGGAAGAGGAGGGCGCGAGAGATCGCCGCGTCTTGCGCACGCGCGCGACCGTGAGCTTGATCGACATTCTCGCCACCGACCTCATCGAGACGACGAGTGCGGAACTCGAAGATTGCGAGATTCGCACGCCCGAAGAAGTCCGAGTCTGCGAGCGACCCCTGGTCGGGTTTTCGAGCGCGGTTCGCAAGGAGACGCGCGACGCGGCCAGGCACCTGACGGAGCATTTCTACCGCCACCCGAAGGTCATCGAGATGGCAGATCGCGCGGGGGGCATCCTGCGAGGCCTGTGGTCGGCTTACGGTTCCGAACCCGAACGATTGCCTTTCCAGGTCCGTGAGCGCATCGGCCAGGAGCCGATCGAGCGCGCGATTGCGGACTATATTTCGGGAATGACGGACCGATTCGCGCTCGACGAGTATCGCAAGCTCCACGGGTCGGGCTGAGGATTTTGTTCTCCAGGGTCGGCTCGCGCGGGCCTGAAGGCTCCCGATTGTATACAGTCAGGCTAGGTGTCCCGCCGTTTCGCGGGGCGGATTTAGACCCGCGCTGTTCGGCAGGCGCCCTAGCGCCACCCCTCCAGAGCCAACGCGCCGGGAGCAAAATGGGAGGTTCTACGTGAGGAAGCGAGGTTGGGGCCGTCGAAGCGCCCCCCGGCTGCTCGATCGAGTTGGAGATTTCAAACCACTGGGGCTGAAGGATATTCGCAGCCTCGATGCTATCGAAGGGGCCCCCGAGGGCCTGGAACTGGGCGTGGGCCTGCTAGACGGCGCCCGCTCGACTGCGGTGGTGGTCAGTAGCCACGACGGACTCGATCTGCTGGGCTGGGCCTGGGTTGCCGCATTCAGAGGCGGGGATCCCGAGATCCTCAGTTCGGCGCTGGTCGTCGCACCGGTGATCGGTCAAAACACTCGCGCGGCGGCCGCGGCGGCCGCGCAGCGTGGGCCAGCCTTGAGTCTGGTGGCAATGCCTTCACTGGCAGACGGTAAGGACGCGGTTTTCGACTTGGAGCGCTATCCGGAAAACGGCGCCGGGGGCGAGATCGACGGAGCGGCGACCCTCTTTGATCGCGTCGTTCGGGTGCTCGACGGCGCTGCTGCGTTGACAGGTCGCGGGGCAATGCGTTCCGCCGGTGCAAACCAGGTTCTTTACCTGTGCGGGGAACGGATCGCCTGGGTGTCACAGCAGGGGGATGGCGTTTCGGTCAATATGCTCCTGCCGGAAAGTCGCGAAATTCGCATCAACGAAGCCAATATCTCTCGCTGGGGCGTCGAACTGCCCGACGTGATCCTCAAACTGGCGCAGGAAGACCGCCTGCTCGAGGGCGAAGCCGCTCAGCGGGCCGAGGTCGTCGATCAGATCGCAGTTGCCGTGGGCGCGCGTGTCGCAGCCCGCTGGTTGCCGTGGAACGAAGAAGGGGCGGATCCGATCGACTGGGTCGGTGTAGATGGCTCCGGGCGGCCTCTGATCGGAGCGGTTCGTTCCAAAGTCGAGTTGGGACATGTTCCCGGGTTGATTGCAGGATGTCTGCGGCTGCAATCCGAACTCGACTTCTGGGCGCCAGGGGCGTCCGGCATTCCGCGCCTGGTCCTTTCGTGCGAGGACATCGCGGCTGATGCCCAACAGATTCTCACCGTGCTCAGTGGAGAGGGGGATCCGGCCAGGCTCATGTCCACGACCACGGTTACCGTCCGCCACGAGCGATCCAGCGGTGCTTCTCGGGCCGAGCGAGATCGCCGAGATTCGCGCGGGCGTTCCGATCGTGTCCGTTTGGAACGCGGGGATCGCTCGGAATCCGGGGATCGACCGGGACGCGGGGATCGCTCGGAATCCGGGGATCGACCGGGACGCGGCGATCGTTCGGAATCCGGGGATCGCTCGGCACGCGGGGATCGCTCGGAATCCGGGGATCGCCCGGGACGCGGCGATCGTTCGGAATCCGGTGATCGACCGGGACGCGGCGATCGTTCGGAGATCGCCGATGCCACGGAGCGGAGTGCGGACGGCGATCGGGGAGAGTCGGCGGAACTCGATGATCGTGCCGGACGTCCGCGACGGCGTTCGCGGCGACGGCGGCGGGGGCGGAGCGATGAGACTTCTCGACCCGAAGAATCGGGGGAGGAACTTGCCGTTGCGATGCTCGATGCGGACGCAGCGAAGGGGGATGGCGGCGAGCTCCTGGGTGAGCAGGTCGCCGAGACCGCCGATGTCGAGGAAAAACCCGACGATGGCGAAACTCAGCCGGTGGGGCCGGAAGACAAGGTCGATCTGGAAGTAGAGGCCGTGCTCGACGAGGCCGCCGCTGCCGAGGAAACTCCCGAGATCGTCGAACCTCCCCGCGTTCGCCGCTCGCGCGCTGCCATCGTGGTCTGTGACGAACCGGATTCCGTACTCGCCGCACTCGTGCTCGCTCGTGACCGACGCAACATCGTGTCGTTCCGTGTGGTGCCTCAGGACGGCTTGATGGATTTCTTCAAGGGATCGGCGAACGACATTCCCGACAATGTCGATATTGTGATGGTTGGTTTCACGGCCCAACCTCACGCCAAGGATGTCCTGGATACCGTCGAACTGTTTCGGGGTCGCATACAGTGGCTGGACAATCACGAGTGGCCAGTCGAAGACGCAGAACGTATGCGCGAGGTCATCGGTTCCGATTCTCTGTTGATCGTCGACAATGCCTCCAGCCCCCTGGCTGCCGTCAATCAGGTAACCGAAAGGCGCAGTCGTTTTACCGACAAGCTGCTCGATGCGTCGGCCCGACGTCTGTCCGAGAACGACATGGTGAAATGGGGTTATAAGTTCGCAGGCTTGACGAAATCACTCGCGGCGAATCCGGGTGAGCATCGAGCCGATATCGTACCCGTGCTTTCGGGCAAACCCGCGGAAATCGTCGAGGCGGAGGCGGTATACCGAGCCGAGGAAGAGTGGGTAGAAGAGAACGATCCGCGCATCGTCCATTTCGGCGAATACGAGATGGCTGTGGCAAGGGTGCCGTCGCAACTCGATCCGGGAGAAATCGGTCGGAAGTTGCGCAATATGACCGGAGCGCGATTGTCGCTTTCGGCCCGCGAAGGTGATGAGTTGCTGGTCCTGGGATGCAACGACGAAAAGCGGCCGATGAATGTGACGGGTCTGGTGGAGCAGATGAGTTCTGCCTTGCCGTGGGCTGCGCCGAAGTCCGGTGGCGATCGCATCGGTCGTGTCCAGGTCGAGGATCTCGACGCCCATCCCGAACGGATGGAAGCCGTGATCGGCGAAATCGTGCGGAACCGCTCGATGCTCTATGGCTGAACGGGTTGCGACGATCCCCATCAAGGAGATCTACCGCTCGTTACAGGGAGAGTCGACTTTCGCAGGTTGGCCCTGCACGTTCGTGCGCACGGTCGGCTGCGATATTCGCTGCAGCTATTGCGATGAAGACCAGGCGTTCACTGGCGGGGAGCGCTTGAGCGTCGCCGAGATCGTCGAGCGCGTGACCGAGCTCGGCATCTCGCTGGTCGAGATCACGGGCGGGGAGCCTTTGACGCAACCTGATGTACCTCTACTGGTCGAGTCTCTCCTCGACATCGGTCATCAGGTGCTCGTCGAGACCGGTGGGCATCGCGATATCTCGTTGCTCGACGACCGGGCGCACGTGATCGTCGATATCAAGACACCCGGAAGCGGAATGCTGGAGCGCGTCGATTTTTCGAACCTGGAGCGATTGCGCGAAGGCGATGAACTCAAGTTCGTCCTATGCGATCGCGCGGACTACGAGTGGGCGCGCGGTTTGATCCGCGAGAACGATCTCGACGAGAAGGTTCCGGTGCATCTGTCGCCCGTACACGGGCAGATGGACCCGCAGGATCTGGTTGCCTGGATGCTCGAAGACGGACTCGACGCGCACCTGAACCTTCAGTTGCACAAGTACATCTGGGGAGCCGATCGGCAGGGTGTGTAGCCGGATCGCTTCTCAGCTGTAGATTTCGGAACCGCCTTTGCGAAACTCCTGAGCCTTTTCCTGCAAGCCGGATCCGATTGCGTCTTTCTCTCCGAGTTTTTGTCTGGCGGCGTAGTCGCGAACCTGCTGCGTGATCTCCATGCTGCAGAACTTGGGTCCGCACATCGAGCAGAAGTGTGCGGCCTTGGCATTATCTGCGGGCAGGGTTTCGTCGTGGAAGCTGCGCGCCATTTCCGGGTCGAGGGAAAGATTGAACTGGTCCTCCCAACGGAACTCGAAGCGCGCCTTCGATACTGCGTCATCTCGCGACTGGGCGCCGGGGTGTCCTTTCGCGAGATCGGCGGCGTGAGCCGCGATCTTGTAAGTGATGACTCCCGCGCGCACGTCTTCGCGATTGGGCAGTCCCAGGTGTTCCTTGGGTGTTACGTAGCAAAGCATGGCCGTTCCGAACCAGCCGATCATGGCGGCTCCGATCGCCGAGGTGATGTGGTCATAGCCCGGCGCGATATCGGTCGTGAGCGGTCCCAGGGTGTAGAAGGGCGCCTCGTGACAGAGTTCGGATTGCTTGTCCACGTTCTCCTTGATCTGGTGCATCGGGACGTGTCCGGGGCCTTCGATGATCACCTGGACGTCGTGTTCCCAGGCTTTTGTCGTCAGTTCCCCGAGCGTTTCGAGTTCGGCGAACTGTGCGGCATCGTTCGCGTCGGCGATCGATCCCGGGCGCAGGCCATCGCCGAGCGAGAAGGCCACGTCGTAGGCCTTCATGACCTCGCAGATCTCGTCGAAGTGCGTGTACAGGAAGTTCTCTTTGTGATGCGCGAGGCACCACTTGGCCAGGATCGAGCCGCCGCGCGAAACAATACCCGTCGTACGACTAGCCGTGAGCGGTACGTAAGGCAGGCGAACACCTGCGTGAATCGTGAAGTAATCGACTCCCTGCTCCGCCTGCTCGATCAAGGTGTCCAGGAATAGTTCCAGGGTCAGTTCTTCGGGCTGGCCGCCGACCTTCTCGAGCGCCTGATAGATGGGCACTGTACCGATCGGGACCGCGGAATTGCGGATGATCCACTCGCGCGTCGTGTGGATATTGGCGCCCGTCGACAAATCCATGACCGTGTCGGTTCCCCACTGAGTCGACCAGAGCAGCTTTTCGACTTCTTCGTCGATCGAGGAACTCACGGTGGAGTTGCCGATATTGGCGTTGACTTTTACCAGGAACTTTCGACCGATGATCATCGGTTCGCATTCCGGGTGGTTCACGTTATTCGGGAGGATCGCTCGACCGCGTGCAATCTCGTCTCGCACCAGTTCCGGCTCGACGTTCTCGCGCAGCGCGACGAATTCCATCTCGGGTGTGATCTCTCCGCGTCGCGCGTAGTGCATCTGGGTGATGTTCTTGCCGGGACGGGCACGGAGTGCGTGACGACGCGTGCCCGGGAAATCCACTTCGACCCCGCTGCGACCGTTGTCCTCGGGTCGGATTCCACGGCCCTCGTAGGACTCGACGTCGTCGCGATCCTGGATCCATTTCTCTCGCAGAGGCGGCAGTCCGTGCAGAAGATCGACCTGAATATCCGGATCTCCGTGGGGACCACTCGTGTCATACACGCGGACAGGAGAATCGGACTCGCTCTGGCCTGCGGCAGATGTGAGTTCTATTTCGCGCATCGGAACGCGAATATCGGGGCGTGAACCGGTCAAGTACACACGCTTCGATCGGGGGAATCCCCGCGGTTCGCTTCGCTCGCTCATCGCGTCTCCTCATCTGACATGGGTCCGGGGCGGAAGAGTGTACCGCGCGCGGACCATACCTGGCGCGCGTGTGCCATAGCCTACGCTCAGGGTACAGAACGCCTTCACGTGGCGGAAGACCGCGAGCCATCCTCCTACAACGACGTAGCAGGCGAAGGCGCAAGCCATTAGGATATGCCGCCCTTTTGCCCCGGGCGGGGCGGTGTAGCTCAGTTGGTTAGAGCAGACGGCTCATATCCGTCGAGTCGGGGGTTCGAGTCCCTCCACCGCCACCAGCAGACCCGGCAGGGGGCACTCGCGATAATCCCCCCCCCTCAGTGACCCAAACTCGGAGGGACCACGCGTGGAAAATGGCGGATGGCTGGCTTGGCTCGACTCGGTCTTCCAGTCCTATATTGTCAGTCCGATCGCTTCGGTCCTGTTCTATGACCTGGTTTTCTGGGACAACGGAGCGGACGGAGAAATCCAGTTACCGCTCGTCGTGGCGTGGCTGGTCATGGGCGCATTCTTCTTCACGCTGCGCTTCCAGTTCATCAACCTGCGCGGCTTTCTCCACTCGATTCGCTGCGTTCGCGGCGTCTACGCGAAGGCCGGTGATCCCGGTGAGATCACCCACTTCCAGGCGCTTTCGGCGGCGCTCTCGGCGACCGTGGGCCTGGGCAATATTGCCGGTGTGGCGGTCGCCGTCGGAGTGGGAGGTCCCGGAGCGGTCTTCTGGATGATCGTCGCGGGTGCGCTCGGTATGAACTCAAAGTTCGCCGAGTGCACTCTGGGTATGAAGTACCGGGTCACCCGCCCCGACGGCCACGTCTCGGGTGGTCCCATGCACTATCTGCGCACCGGACTCGAGGAGATCGGCTGGGGGCGACTAGGCCGGGTCCTTGCGCCCGTCGCCGCCATCATGTGCATCGGCGGGAGCTTCGGTGGCGGCAATATGTTCCAGTCGAACCAGTCGTACGCGCAGCTCGCGTCTGTCGTACCTGCTCTCGACGGACCGCTGGGCGCAGTCTCGTTTGGACTGGCGCTCGTGGTACTGGTAGGGGTGGTCATCATTGGCGGTATCCGGCGCATCGGACGCGTGGCCAGCACGCTCGTGCCATTCATGTGCGGCGTCTATGTGACCTGCGGGCTGCTGATTCTGCTCTACCATGCAACGGAGATTCCGGCCGCATTCGGCAAGATCGTGCAGCTCGCGTTCTCGTTCGAAGCTGGACTGGGAGGCTTCGTCGGCGTCCTGGTGCAGGGTTTCCGCCGGGCCGCGTTCAGTAACGAGGCGGGCGTCGGTAGCGCCGCCATCGCCCACAGCGCGGCGACCACGAACGAGCCGATTCGCGAGGGCATGGTTGCGCTCCTCGAGCCATTCATCGACACCATCATCGTCTGCACGATGACCGGTCTGGTCATCGTCGTGACCGGTGCCTACGAACACCCCGACGCCGGAAGCGGAATCCAGATGACGTCCTGGGCCTTTGCCACGCTATTTCCGTGGTTCCCGGTCGTGTTGACGGTTACGGCGCTGCTGTTCGCGTTCAGCACCATGATTTCGTGGAGCTACTACGGAGAGCAGTGCTGGGTGGAGCTCTTCGGTCTGCGCTCGATCATGCTCTACAAGCTGCTCTTTCTGCTCTGCGTGTGGGCAGGAGCCGTATTTGAGGCGAAGGCCGTACTCGACTTCGGTGACCTGATGATCCTGGGCATGGCGCTACCCAACATCACCGGTGTGGTGCTCTTGTCCGGCGTCGTCAAGCGTGATCTCGAGACTTATCTCGGCAAGCTGGCCGCCGGAGAGTTCGAGGCGGACTGAACGCAAAGGGGTCGCCATGGCCGAAGCCGTGGCGACCCCCCGAACTACGCTGTGGCCTGCGTGGTCGTCTGCGTCGCCGTGAGTGCGGCAACCTGATCCTGACCCGGTAGGTCCTGAGCCGGGATGCGCCACTGCTTGCCAATTCGGACAGCACCGATCTGGCCCGACTCGATCAGTCGGTAGACTGTGCGCGCCGAGATGCGCAGATAGCTGGCAGCCTCACGGACTGTGACTAGATTCTCTCTCATTGCCCTGACCCCCATTACAGTGCTGATGAAACCCCACGCCGGCCTTCTTTTGACCGCCTTGGGCGCTGCGGGATGACTGTCGTTCACAGTTCGCCAACCCCGTCTCACGAGCACGTTTTCGACAGAAATCACGTGCACTTGATGGGTCATCTTGTATATTTCTTTCTGATGGAAACAAATCAGTCGCACAAAGGCTGGACTCTTCTGCTCTATGAGCAAGATGGTCTCGTAACCGATCGACTGCGCCAGATGGCGCAAGCGGAGGGTTTTCAGACATGTGCGGTGGACAACATCGATCTATTTCACGCCCTGCGCGCTCAATTCAGCTTTGATCTTTTCGCTGTAGGTGTAAGGAATCCGAGGGACCTGGACGGGCTCCAGTCCATCATGAAAATTGAACCTTTGGTGTTACTCGCGCCACTGCGCGGCAAGGGCGGAGTGACGCACTATCGCGTTGCCATTCCCGGCGCCAGCATCCTCGATCGCGACCTGCGCGATCCCGATGCCCTTCGTCGAGTGGTGCGTGCGGACGGCGCCGATACGAGCAGCGTCGGAACACCCGATCCCGTGAGATCCGCCTTTGAGCTGTTCGGGTTGTCCGAGCGACAGCTCGACGTGCTCAGCTGTGCGCTCATGGGTGAGAGTGGATCCGATATTGCGCAGAAGCTGTTCATCAGTGAACTGACCGTGCGCAACCATCTGCACGCCATCTACGAACGCGTGGGGGTCAGCGGGCGACGGGAGTTGCTCGGTCGGTTCGTGCAGGGCCTGATCGAAGGGCACGCCTGATCAGAGCAGTTCGAGATACTCGATCAACTGACGGAACTCGAGTTCCCTGATCTTGTGATCGCCCGCTTGGAGCATCGCCTTCACCGCTTCTTCGAGACCTTGCCAGCGTCCGTCGTGTCCGTACGGGGAACGCTTCGAGACGCCCAGCAGGCTCGGAACGTTCCAGAGACCTCCACTGCCGACGTCGGAGTTCACGGCTCGCGTGAAAAGCGGCGGTGGGTGGCACTCGTCACACTCCAGCGTCAAGAAGACTTCGTAGCCGCGCTGTGACGCGAGCGTGGACGGATCGACCGGTATGCCGTCTTCCTGCACGCGGCCGCGATCGAAAGGCGGGATCGAGAGCGCGTAAGCAACCAGCGCCGCCAGGTCACGTCCTGCGAGCGTCGAGTTGCGCATCTCGATTCGCAACATGCGATCGATAACCTGTTCCGCCGTCTCGATCGAACCATCGGACAGATAGGGAGCGCTCAGCCAGATGCCGCGTGTCGGGAGCGTGAGCCGAGCGTCTTCGCTTCCGTGCTCCACCGGCTCCCCCTGGCGATAGGCTTTTCCGTCGCTGCCACCTCCGGGATGACAGGTTGCGCAGGAACGACGACCGTCACCGGATACCCCATTGTCGCGGAACAGGAAGGCACCTCGTTGAACCAGATCGGGGTCCAGGCGAGGTTGCGGAGGCAACCTGCGATTGGGTGCGCACGACACCAAGGCGGCGCCGAGCGCAAACGCGATAGCAATTCGCGCGATCTCAGACCCGATGCAGAGATTCCAGAACATGCTTTTGCACCTTTCCCGACGCCGTGCGCGGCAGTTCATCGACTGTGATGACGTCCCGGGGAAGTTTGAATACGGCGAGGCGTTCGCGGGCCCACTCGAGCAGGTCCGTCGAATCCAGAGGCTCGCGAACCGGCACGACGAAAGCTCGCCCCGCTTCTCCCCAACGCGAATCCGAGACGCCCACGACTGCGACCTCCGAGACGTTGCGATGACCCTCGAGTACACGCTCGACCTCGGCTGGGTACACGTTCTCTCCACCGCTGATGTACAGCTCCTTGAGCCGCCCGACCAGGGTGACCAGTCCTCGCTCGTTCATCACGCCCAGATCTCCGGTGCGGTGCCAGCCCTCGATCCGCGATGCGGCCGTCTCTTCCGGTCGGTTCCAGTATCCGCTCATCACGATCGGGCCGTTGACCAGCACTTCGCCCTCCGCTCCGGGAGCAACGGTTCGCCCGTGCTCGTCGCCGATCCGGACTTGGCCGTGTTTCACCGGGCTTCCCACAGAACCGGCCGACTTCAGGGCGTCGTCTGCTCCGAGGCAACACAGAATCGAGGTTTCTGTCTGCCCGTAGCCCTGGATCAGGGAGGTGCCGATCTCGTGGAAGCGCTCGACGGTGGATACCTCGAGCGCGGCCCCGGCGGCGAATGCGATGCGCAGGGTGCGCCAGAGTTCGGGCTGCAGTCCCGCGTCGATCATCCGTCGGTACATGACGGGAACGGCGCCGAGTAGAGTTGCCCGCTCTCGTGCCAGCGTCTGCTGAAGCCCCAGGGGATCGAATCGGTCCACGAGCGCGATCGTGGCACCGGCGTAGAGCAACGGCACGGACAGGATCTTCAAGCCGAATGAATGAAACAGGGGGATCGGAACGACGCCGACATCATCGCTTCGCAGGCCGAAGTAGGCCTGCGCATTGAGCGTGTTGTACAGCGTCTTGCGATGCGGCAGAACCGCGCCCTTGGGGACGCCGGTCGTGCCGCTCGTGTACATGATGACCTGAGGGCTCTCGCCACCCGGAGCAGGGCGGAGCGGCGACGCGTGTTCGGGGAGGCGCGTTTGAAACGCTTTGCGCTCGATCGAGAGCGTTTCATCGAGGTCGGCAATCTCGTGTTCTGCGGAGTGGATCAGAAGCGCCGCGCTGCAGTCACGAACCTGGAAGTGCAACTCGGTTTCCGTCAGCCGAGTGTTGAGCGGCACACAGATCGCCCCGAGTCGCGCGCAGGCGAAATAGACTTCGAGGTACAGGGGCTCGCTGGGCAGGGCGAGGGCCACGCGATCCCCCCGTTCGATGCCCAGGCTCACGAGTCCCGCGGCGACGCGATTCACGCGTTCCTCGAGTTCTCCATAGGAGATCCGCTCGCCGCCTTCGACGCTGATCGCAAGCCGCTCCGGTTGCCGCTGCGCGTGCGCCGTCAGCCAGCTCGCGACATTCTGTTCTGGATCCACGGGCTGCGTCACGATTCCCGAAGTGTGCCAGAATATTGCGAAGCCCACGAAACAGGAGCCGAGTGATGAACCTGCGCGGCGAAGCGCTGAGAGTCGGAGATGTCATTCACAGGGAGCAGCGTCCTGTGGCTCGCGAGGTGATCGATTTTTACGCCGATACCTTCGGCGATCACCATCGGGCGTATTCGGGCGAAGGCGATGGTGATCCCGCGCTCGCCGGGCCGGTGGCTCCGCCGCTGCTGTACCACAGCGAGGTCTACAGCCATGTGGACCGCTGGTACCTTAAGAATCTGGTCGGGAACCTGCACACGCGTCAGGAGTGGTTCCTTTTTGCGCCGCTGCGGCCCGGTACGAACATCCAGACACGTTCTACGCTGGTCGATCGCTACCGCAAGCGGGATCGAGACATCCTCGTGAACGAGGTCGACTACAGCGATGAATCCGGACGTCTGCTGGTTCGCGGACGAACGCATCAGAGCTTTCTGGCCGAGCGCGCGGAAGCCGAGGATGGATTCGTCGTCGACCGCGACAGTCAGAAGCGAAAAAAAGGCTCGGCGGGTCGGCCGGGGCAGGGCGATGGAGCTGAGATCGAGCCTTTCGAGATCTGTGTCGATCCAGAAACCTGCTGGCGTTTCAGTGGTCCAGGTCGCAACTACCACAACGATGTAGAGCAGGCGCGAAAATTCGGCTTTCCGGAGATCGTCGTACAGGGCCTGCTGTCCACGTGTCTGCTCTCGCAGATCATGGGCAACACGTTCGGCGGTGGCTGGTTCGCGGGCGGCCGCATGGATGTTCGCCTGGTCAATGTGTTGTGGGGTGGCGAGACCGTTCGAGCGCGCGGCAAGCTGGTTTCAGAACAGACCGAAGGCAGTTACACGCGTCGCACGCTCGAAGTCTGGGTCGAAAAAGTCGACGAAGCCCAGACGGTCGTGACCGTCGGAACTGCGAGCGCCCTGGTCTAGCCGGGTAGGGGTGAACCCTGGACCGATACCCGGCGAACGCGCTCGACACATCAGGAGTTCCGATGTCGAATTCAGATCCCCTCATCCTGACGGAGACCTTCGAACACGTCCGGATCCTCAAGCTCAACCGGCCGGTGAAGAAGAATGCACTGACCGAAGACCTGGGCTGGGCGATCATCGCGGCTGTGGAGGAAGCGGCGCGGGAAGATGAAATCTGGATCATTGGAATCACCGGCGCCGGTGACGCGTTCTGCAGCGGTCTGGATCTCTCTGCACGCGGTCGGGGAGAGAGCGCTTCGCCCCACTCGCCGCAGGACGAATTACTCGATGAACTGGGTTGGGTGAGTCGGTTTCCACTGGTCATGCGCGCGCGTTGCAGCAAGCTCGTGGTCGGAGGTATCAACGGCGTTGCCGTGGGCGCCGGTCTCTCGCTCGCCATGGCGACGGACGTGCGGATTGCCAACCGTCGAGCGCGCTTTCTGGCCGGTTATGCTCGCGCGGGCACTTCACCAGATGGCGGTCTCACGTTCACGCTGCCCCAGGCCATGGGCTATGAGGGCGCGCTCCGCTTTCTGGTCGAGCAGGAGATGATCAGTGCCGACGAGGCGTTGAAACGCGGCATCGTAGGAGAGGTCGTCGATGACGCCGACTTTGAAGCTCGCTTCCTCGAATACTGCACCCAACTCACCGGTGTATCGCCGATCGCCGCCCGCCAAACCAAGCGCATGCTGGGCGCGGCGAGTACCGCCATCGACCTCGAAGCCCATCTCAAGATTGAAATCGCCAACGCGCGGCGCGGACTTCAAACAGAAGACAGCGAGGAAGCCATCAAGGCCATCATGGAGAAACGAAAGCCGGTCTTTCGCGGCCTCTAGCCCGGATCCTCTGGGTTCCATCTCGAAGCCCTTCCGACGGATCGAGGCTGTGCCAGAATCTTCGCTGTCTAACTGAGCCTCTACAGGAGTGTGCGATGAGCGATCTCGCGACGACCCAACAGACCTGGCTGGACCAGGTGAAAGAAGAGATTGTCGATCCCGAGCGGTCGATCGTCGATCCGCACCATCACCTGTGGCATGAGCGTGGCTTTCCTGCCTATCTGCTCGAGGATCTCTGGGCCGATACGGGTAGCGGTCACAGGATTGAGAAGACCGTGTTTGTCGAGTGTCGTTCTGAGTACCGCAGCGACGGGCCTGTGAGCCGGCGGCCATTGGGTGAGATCGACTTCGTCGCGGGCATCGCAGAGCAATGTGCGAAAGGCGGACCGGGCCGTGCGCAGATCGCTGGACTTGTCTCGCACGCGGATCTGACTCTTGGTGATGCCGTTGAGGAGGTATTGATCGAGCAGCGCGAACGTGCTTCGCATCTGTTTCGCGGCGTCCGCCACGCGGGTGCGCGAGATCCTCATCCCGATGCTCTGATGATCCCCGGGCGTGCACCCGAGGGCCTGTACGCCGATCCCGACTTCAGAAAGGGCATGCGCGTACTGGGTCGCCTCGGTCATACCTATGACACATGGCACTACCATCACCAGAATCCCGCGTTTGCCGAACTCGCTCGAGCCGTTCCCGAAACGATCATGATCCTGGATCATTTTGGAACACCGCTCGGTGTCGGGGTCTATGCCGATCAACGCGAGGAGATCTTTGCCCAGTGGCAGCTCGACGTGGCCGAGATCGCCAGATGCGAGAACGTGGTGGCAAAGCTCGGCGGTCTGGCGATGCCTGACAACGGCTTTGGCTGGTTCGGTCGCGACAAGCCGCCGAGTTCGGATGAGTTCGTAGCGGCGCAGTCCCGCTACTACCTGCACATGATCGAGTGTTTTGGTCCGGATCGCTGCATGTTCGAAAGCAACTTCCCCGTCGACCGGGCTTCGATTTCCTATCCCGTGCTATGGAATGGACTCAAGAAGATCGTGAGCGACTTCTCCG contains the following coding sequences:
- a CDS encoding helix-turn-helix transcriptional regulator; the protein is METNQSHKGWTLLLYEQDGLVTDRLRQMAQAEGFQTCAVDNIDLFHALRAQFSFDLFAVGVRNPRDLDGLQSIMKIEPLVLLAPLRGKGGVTHYRVAIPGASILDRDLRDPDALRRVVRADGADTSSVGTPDPVRSAFELFGLSERQLDVLSCALMGESGSDIAQKLFISELTVRNHLHAIYERVGVSGRRELLGRFVQGLIEGHA
- a CDS encoding helix-turn-helix domain-containing protein, which gives rise to MGVRAMRENLVTVREAASYLRISARTVYRLIESGQIGAVRIGKQWRIPAQDLPGQDQVAALTATQTTTQATA
- a CDS encoding alanine:cation symporter family protein: MENGGWLAWLDSVFQSYIVSPIASVLFYDLVFWDNGADGEIQLPLVVAWLVMGAFFFTLRFQFINLRGFLHSIRCVRGVYAKAGDPGEITHFQALSAALSATVGLGNIAGVAVAVGVGGPGAVFWMIVAGALGMNSKFAECTLGMKYRVTRPDGHVSGGPMHYLRTGLEEIGWGRLGRVLAPVAAIMCIGGSFGGGNMFQSNQSYAQLASVVPALDGPLGAVSFGLALVVLVGVVIIGGIRRIGRVASTLVPFMCGVYVTCGLLILLYHATEIPAAFGKIVQLAFSFEAGLGGFVGVLVQGFRRAAFSNEAGVGSAAIAHSAATTNEPIREGMVALLEPFIDTIIVCTMTGLVIVVTGAYEHPDAGSGIQMTSWAFATLFPWFPVVLTVTALLFAFSTMISWSYYGEQCWVELFGLRSIMLYKLLFLLCVWAGAVFEAKAVLDFGDLMILGMALPNITGVVLLSGVVKRDLETYLGKLAAGEFEAD
- a CDS encoding long-chain fatty acid--CoA ligase is translated as MGFAIFWHTSGIVTQPVDPEQNVASWLTAHAQRQPERLAISVEGGERISYGELEERVNRVAAGLVSLGIERGDRVALALPSEPLYLEVYFACARLGAICVPLNTRLTETELHFQVRDCSAALLIHSAEHEIADLDETLSIERKAFQTRLPEHASPLRPAPGGESPQVIMYTSGTTGVPKGAVLPHRKTLYNTLNAQAYFGLRSDDVGVVPIPLFHSFGLKILSVPLLYAGATIALVDRFDPLGLQQTLARERATLLGAVPVMYRRMIDAGLQPELWRTLRIAFAAGAALEVSTVERFHEIGTSLIQGYGQTETSILCCLGADDALKSAGSVGSPVKHGQVRIGDEHGRTVAPGAEGEVLVNGPIVMSGYWNRPEETAASRIEGWHRTGDLGVMNERGLVTLVGRLKELYISGGENVYPAEVERVLEGHRNVSEVAVVGVSDSRWGEAGRAFVVPVREPLDSTDLLEWARERLAVFKLPRDVITVDELPRTASGKVQKHVLESLHRV
- a CDS encoding radical SAM protein yields the protein MAERVATIPIKEIYRSLQGESTFAGWPCTFVRTVGCDIRCSYCDEDQAFTGGERLSVAEIVERVTELGISLVEITGGEPLTQPDVPLLVESLLDIGHQVLVETGGHRDISLLDDRAHVIVDIKTPGSGMLERVDFSNLERLREGDELKFVLCDRADYEWARGLIRENDLDEKVPVHLSPVHGQMDPQDLVAWMLEDGLDAHLNLQLHKYIWGADRQGV
- the thiC gene encoding phosphomethylpyrimidine synthase ThiC gives rise to the protein MSERSEPRGFPRSKRVYLTGSRPDIRVPMREIELTSAAGQSESDSPVRVYDTSGPHGDPDIQVDLLHGLPPLREKWIQDRDDVESYEGRGIRPEDNGRSGVEVDFPGTRRHALRARPGKNITQMHYARRGEITPEMEFVALRENVEPELVRDEIARGRAILPNNVNHPECEPMIIGRKFLVKVNANIGNSTVSSSIDEEVEKLLWSTQWGTDTVMDLSTGANIHTTREWIIRNSAVPIGTVPIYQALEKVGGQPEELTLELFLDTLIEQAEQGVDYFTIHAGVRLPYVPLTASRTTGIVSRGGSILAKWCLAHHKENFLYTHFDEICEVMKAYDVAFSLGDGLRPGSIADANDAAQFAELETLGELTTKAWEHDVQVIIEGPGHVPMHQIKENVDKQSELCHEAPFYTLGPLTTDIAPGYDHITSAIGAAMIGWFGTAMLCYVTPKEHLGLPNREDVRAGVITYKIAAHAADLAKGHPGAQSRDDAVSKARFEFRWEDQFNLSLDPEMARSFHDETLPADNAKAAHFCSMCGPKFCSMEITQQVRDYAARQKLGEKDAIGSGLQEKAQEFRKGGSEIYS